A region of the Litchfieldia alkalitelluris genome:
GAGCGCTTCTGCCTGAGACTCAATCAGTCTATGACTATATCATTATTGATGAAGTTCAGGATTTAACTGAGCTCCAGGTATATTACTTATGCCAGCTTGTGAAGGACAAGAAAAATGTTTATGTGTGTGGTGATTTTAATCAAACCATTAATCCAACCTTTTTTAAGATTGGAAGAATAGAGAGCATTTTTAAATTTCTTGGAGGACTCACGAGCTTTGAGGAAACTACTTTACAAAAAAATTATCGTTCGAGCAAAGATATTGTCAAGCTTGCAAATGAACTCGCTGAGCTCAGAGGCAGTTCATTTACAACCAAATTAGATTATGAATATACAGAAAAAGCTGTAAGAGAAAATACGAAAAAGCCGTATTTATATGTAGGAGAGCAAAGTGATTTGTTTTCTTATATAAAGGATAAAAGTTATGTATCCGTAGTGGTTGGTAGTAGTCAAACCAAAAGTGAACTAAAGCTAAAATACCCTGAAATCGCGACAAGGATTTTAACAGTCTCAGAAATTAAAGGGATTGAACGCAAATACATCATTACTTATAACTTGCTATCAGACTATAAGGAACAATGGGATGAGATTTTTAAGAAATTAGCATCAAACTCAAAGCTTAATTCTGAGCTATATCGTTATTATTTCAACATTTTTTATGTAGGAATAACAAGAGCACGAGATGTCCTTGGAATGGTAGAAGACGATTTATCCGAGGGAATGAGGAATTGGCTCGTTAATAAAGTGGATATTGTTCAACGGTTTGATGTTGATCAGCTATCACTTCAAGAAGGATCAACAATAATGGATTTTTTAAATGAAGCCTTTGAGTACGAGGAAATGGGATTACTTCAAGATGCAATTGAAGCTTATCGTAGCTTAATCGATTTAAACGATGATGCGATTAAAACTCGTGCAGAGCTTGGAGTGAAGCGCTGTGAAACAAAAGTGGATTTTCAGAATGATAAAAACTACACAAAATGTGGTGAACGACTATTAAAACTGAAGCAATACGATGAGGCGGTATCTTACTTAAGGCAAGACAAAAATGGGAATCCCAAAGCATTACTAACAGCGATTCTTAAGTCAACAACACCCGAACGATTTAACACCTATAAAGAGCTTGAACGATTAAATACAAATCCTTTAAAGGTGTTAACGGAAATCGGGGATGAAGATTTGACAAGAAGGTTTATAAAAAATGAGATCAAACCGTTTTCGGTACAAATGGACGAACTAGTACGACAATCAACAAAGGCAAAGGAAGTATTCGTTACAATTAATCGGTAAGGGGAGAATAATAAGCTATGGCAACAGCAGGAGAAACGAAAGCATTAAACCAGTTAATCAAATCATTTGAGGAAGCGTCTGTGAGCTCGAAAGAACTAGAAAGAGTAATTAAGAACTTTGCTGAGATGACAAACGAGTTCCGTGAGGTTCTTTATATTGTTGATGAAAAGATCTCGGCCAAGGAAGTTGCAGAACTTTCACAGGAAGCCATTGAAAAACTCGATAAAGTGAAGAGTTATAACGAGCTAGAGATGTTAGAAATGTTAGAAAAGGTTGTATCCAAGCAAGTGAAGGATCAGGTGAAGGGGCTGCAAAAGCAGTTAGTTGATCACCAAAAGGATAGCCAAACAAAGCTAGATCAACAGCTCAAAAAGCTGACTACCTCAATCAAGTCGTCATTATCCAATCAACAGCCAACTCAAGCTGATAATGAAAAGCAGCAAGAGCTATTAGCTGCTCTCAAACGAATTGAAAGTCAGACAAAGAACATGGCTCATCCTGGTCAATGGACAGCTCCTCAAGCCAATAATGAAGAAGTGGCGAAGCTTAGGAGATACGTTAGTACATTGAATCAAAAGCTGAAAAAGATCGAAGCAGATTATGAGTATCGGATTGAAGCTCTCGAGAACGAGGTTGAGATATTAAGAGCCAATCAACAGAATACAGAGGGCAATTCAATCGTAGATATTGATGATGAGGACTTACCGTTTTAAATCTGAAAGAGTCTACAAATGATGGAAATCAATTTTACTATTAGTAAGCTAGGTGAATACCATGACAACAGAGATTTTTGAGAGCTTTAATAAAAACGATCCAAGAACAAAGGGTGAGCAATATTTATTAGATTGTTTTCGGACTAGTCCACGTTTTGATGGATGGATGATTTTTGAACAACCCCATATTAATTCAATGAAACCGGATTTTGTCCTTCTCCATCCCAAACGAGGAATAATCATTATTGAGGTGAAGGACTGGAATTTGGATTCGGATGTTTACGAAAATGGTGGATATATCCGTGGAACAGATGGTCGATCACATAAGAAGAATCCAATTAACCAAGTAGAAAATTACAAAAAAAATATTCTTAAGTCAGAATTAACGAACAGTGTGTATCTAGCCGAAAGATACAAACATAATTATTACGCTTGTATCGAAACAGTCGTTTATTTTCATGGTGCTACCAAGGCTCAAGCATTAGCATTTTGTCAAGGAAGTCACTCGCATACGAAAATATGGACCATAGAGGATATTGAGGAAATTAATAGCCAAAAAACTTTAAATCCTAGGAGCCATACCTATGCATTATCTAGGGATCAATCTTCATTTAATCATCAAGGGTTATTAGAGGAATTAGTGAAAGAGCTGTCCAAGCATTTACAGTATGCA
Encoded here:
- a CDS encoding UvrD-helicase domain-containing protein codes for the protein MKVLALEKFFKSVPGEKQGLVNERVKAFVKELSEKNYNYKSVLKGYSSRKVESLQNNILKFPVGSDRVLYTYGSELPFIGKEYHHCIVLLEYSNHDKQIRTARNREFTKQRVVDYKMIEESENNENTVEKQLVNLSYEDSIVRIFEVEELEKVFGDSEYFYHLNEEQTKIVKLKDKGEFVFGSAGSGKTTIGVYKIVEFLQNLNHPDIKLCYFTFSRNLKDRTERFFEKLAGELYGMSRNEFHDKVDFFTVEEYLEQMSGGTAKIITYEKFIEWYKSYIPGHNFDESALWKERRGIFQGMIGKNWQYEIEVPVSGFDKKLLKVLAEHEYIKWNKTKKSFQLTQELNAICSNIDKKFGDSQDFRQQVVKCYNLKISAKKELSEQEYLELNESYSLFSKGDRAKVCKHYKSFAQHVHHLGKVDFVEEGELVRALLPETQSVYDYIIIDEVQDLTELQVYYLCQLVKDKKNVYVCGDFNQTINPTFFKIGRIESIFKFLGGLTSFEETTLQKNYRSSKDIVKLANELAELRGSSFTTKLDYEYTEKAVRENTKKPYLYVGEQSDLFSYIKDKSYVSVVVGSSQTKSELKLKYPEIATRILTVSEIKGIERKYIITYNLLSDYKEQWDEIFKKLASNSKLNSELYRYYFNIFYVGITRARDVLGMVEDDLSEGMRNWLVNKVDIVQRFDVDQLSLQEGSTIMDFLNEAFEYEEMGLLQDAIEAYRSLIDLNDDAIKTRAELGVKRCETKVDFQNDKNYTKCGERLLKLKQYDEAVSYLRQDKNGNPKALLTAILKSTTPERFNTYKELERLNTNPLKVLTEIGDEDLTRRFIKNEIKPFSVQMDELVRQSTKAKEVFVTINR